In Pseudosulfitobacter pseudonitzschiae, the sequence ATCCGCCCGTACCGCATTGGTGAAGGACAAGGTGCGACTGCGAAACCAATTGGACAAGCAAGGCCATGCCCTGACGCGCAAGCTCTCAAGCCGACGATTGAGGCTGGTGGAGGCGCAGATTGCAGAGCTGGATCAGGCCATCCGCGCCCAGATCGAAACCTGCCCTGTCCGCAAGCGAGCCCTCACGCTCATGGAAAGTATCAAGGGCATCGGTGCAGTGGCCGCGACCACGATCCTCATTGAACTTCCCGAAATAGGTTCATTGCGCAAAAAGGCCGTTGCGGCGATTGCAGGTGTCGCGCCCATAACGCGACAATCAGGTCGCTGGCGCGGCCAGGCCTTCATCCAAGGAGGCCGCAAACCTTTGCGCGATGCACTCTACATGCCCGCGCTCGTCGCGATCCGTTTCAATCCCGATCTCAAAGCGCAGTACGACAAAATGAAAGCTGCTGGAAAACCCCCTAAGGTCGCCATCATCGCCGTCATGCGAAAGCTCCTGATCCTCGCAAACACTCTGGTCAGAGAGGATCGGGAGTGGTCTGAAATCAAAGCTTGATCAAGACGGATACTCTAGGCGGCGCTTTCATGCGGCTTCAGTCACAGATGCCCTTCAACTCGACCCCGTCCCAAGGCATCCGTACATCGCTCTGGCGCCGCTCCGGCAGGGGCGCCACCGGCATCACCTGTGCAATCAACGTATGCAGCCGCTTGGTGCGCGGCGCTGTGGGGGCCAGCGCACGGCAGCACACGAATTCCTCGACAATCGACCCCTGCTGCTCAAAGCCATAATCCGAAAACTGCGGATCACGGTCGAGATCGAACAAATAGGGATCGGCCCCGCGCTCGTGTTCCGACGCGGCTTTCAGTGGCGAATACCCCGTGGTCCTGCGGTTCTGCCACTGCCAGACATGGGTCAACTCGTGGCTCAGCAGCATCGCCGCGATCAGTCCGATCCGGTCGGGGTATTCGGGCAGATAGTCGTCCAGATACCAGTCCTTGTCGAACAGCACATGGTTGAACAGCGCCACGGCGGCAGGCTTGGCAGTGACAATCTCGGTTTCGGGCGGCGGCAGTATGCGCTCGCGGCAGGTGGTGCGGGGCCGCGCCTTGCGCTTGAACGTCACCGCACGCGTTGGCGCACCGTCCACCAGCCGCACCTTGGTCGTGTCCAGCCCGCTGCCGTGGATGGTGTTGGAAAACGCCACCTCCGCAGAGGTCATGGGCCGCCCGCAGGCGGTCAACAGCAGCAACAGGGCAATCAAGGGGCGTGTCCACATGCCCCGACTAAGGCGGCAATCGCAGCCACGGGCAAGTGGATAATGCCGCCCCGCCGGTTACTTTTTCTTGACGAACTGCGTCAGGATCACAATGCGCTGGCCCTCGACGCGGCCTTCGATGTGGTCGGGGTTGTCCAGCACCAGCGAAATGCCCCGTACCGGCGTGCCGCGCTTGGCGGTAAAGCCCGCGCCCTTCACCGGTAGATCCTTGATCAGCACCACATTGTCGCCCACGGCCAGCGGCACGCCGTTGGCATCGCGGTGGCCGGTGTCGGCGGGCACATCGTGCGCCCACGCCAGCGTGTCATCGTCCAGATAGAGCATATCCAGCGCATCCCGCGCCCAGTCGGTGTCCAGCTTTTTCAGGACGCGATAGGCCAGAACCTGCACCGCTGCATTTTCGGACCACATGGTCGAAGACAGGGCGCGAAAGTGGTCGGCCTGCGGCGCGTCCAGTTGTTCCGCGCATGTGGCGCAGATCGCCACGCTGCCCTTGGGGCCGCCGGGAACGGGCGTGTCGATCAGCGGGGCGTCGGTGTCACACAGGGGGCAGGGCATGGAAATCTCCTCTTTGCGCCTGCTGTGCCACGGATCGCGGGGCAGGGACAGGGGAATGGGGGCGCGGCTGGAAAAAAAGATGATGGATCAAGTATCTGCACAGCCCGTGTCAGCCTGAGGGCTTGGCAAAGGTCGCCGTAGCCAGCGCAATATCCTTGCCCGAGGGATGCGCCGTCAGCGTGCAGCGCGCAAAAATCGTGCCTTTTCCGGCGCGTGTGACCTCGGCCCGCGCGGTGATGCTGTCACCGCTGCCGGGGCGCAGAAACTGCGTGTCCAGCGTGACAGTCGACACAGGGATCATCGCGCCCGCATGGCCCATGCACGCCAGCACCATCGCCGTATCGGCCAGCGTCGCCATGACCTGCCCCGACACAATCCCGCCCGCCCGCGCAATATCAGCGGTGATCGGAATGACCAGCGCACAATGATCCACGTCGATCGAGGCCACACGCGGCTGCAAGGCCAGTACCCAAGGGGCAAACATGGTGTCGAGAACATCTTGGGCAGCGGTGGGGGTCATGTGCAGTGTCCTGTTTGGGGTTTGGTCAGCTTACACAGCAGACTGCTGGAAATGCACGCTATTGCAACCCGTCAGTATCACCCCGTCAGAAACGCCCCGTGTTTTCGCCGCGCCTCAGCGTGCGCCGCGCGCGCGTAAGCCGACAGCATGACGCGCAGCATCGTGCGAGAGGCAGATCGCCCTTACCAACCTATCAAATAGTGCCCCAGCGGAAACGCCCCGCGTTTTCGCCGCGCCCGACCGCCCCCATGGGCGGGCGCGTCTGCGACGCCCCCGAGGCTGTCGCCTTCTTTCGCCTCAATAGGCACACCGGACCTTTTGCAAGACGGCTCCAGACCTGCGGTCAGGCGCTGGTGTTACTGAAATGCAGCGCCGACAGATTGCGCCTCAAACATCCAGCTCCACCACAAACCGCGCGTTTTCCTGAATGTACTCGAACCGCAGCTCCGGCTTCTTGCCCATCAGCCGCTCCACCAGATCGCCGGTCTGGCCCGGTTCGTCCTCGTCGATGGTCACGCGGATCAGCTTGCGGGTGGCGGGGTTCATCGTGGTGTCTTTCAGGTCTTTCGCGTCCATTTCGCCCAGACCCTTGAACCGCGATACGTCGATCTTGCCACTGCCGCCCAGACCCTTTTCCAGCCACATATCCCGCTCGGCCTCGTCCAGACAATAGGCGCGCCGCGAACCTTGGGTCAGACGGTACAGCGGCGGACAGGCCAGATACAGATGGCCTGCGTCAATCATCGGCCGCATCTGGGTGAAAAAGAACGTCATCAGCAGTGCGGCAATGTGTGCCCCGTCCACATCCGCGTCGGTCATGATGATGACCTTGTCATAGCGCAGGTCATCGACGTTGAATTTCGCCCCCAAAGACACGCCAAGCGCCTGCGACAGATCGGAAATCTCGGCATTCGACCCCAACTTTGCCGAGGCCGCCCCCAGCACGTTCAGAATTTTGCCGCGCAACGGCAGCAAGGCCTGCGTCTTGCGGTCCCGTGCCATCTTGGCCGATCCGCCCGCGCTGTCGCCCTCGACGATAAACAGTTCCGTCCCCTCGCGCGACTTCGACGAACAATCCGTCAGCTTGCCGGGCAGGCGCAGCTTTTGCGTCGCCGTCTTGCGCGAGGTTTCTTTTTCCTGACGCCGCCGCAGCCGCTCTTCGGCGCGCAGCACGAGGAAATCCAGAATGGCCCCCGCCGATTTCGTATCCGCCGCCAGCCAGTTGTCAAAATGGTCGCGCACCGAGTTTTCCACCATCCGCTGCGCTTCGACCGTGGCCAGCCGGTCCTTGGTCTGGCCCACGAATTCGGGGTCGCGGATAAAACACGACACCAGCGCACCGGCCCCCGTCATCAGATCCTCGCGGGTGATGGTGGTGGCCTTGCGGTTGTTCACCAACTCGCCATAGGCCTTGATCCCCTTGAGAATCGCAGCCCAGAAACCGGCCTCATGGGTGCCACCCTCGGGCGTGGGGACCGTGTTGCAATACGACTGGATGAACCCGTCGCGGGCGGGCGTCCAGTTGATCGCCCATTCCACCTTGCCCGGCACTTTGAATTTTTCGAACGATACCGATCCGGCAAAGGGCGTCTCGGCATAGGTGGTCGCACCGCCCATCGCCTCTTTCAGATAATCAGCCAGACCGCCCGGAAAGTGGAACTTCGCCTCTTTCGGGGTCTCGCCATCGTCGATCTCGGTCTTCCAGCGGATTTCAACACCCGAGAACAGATAGGCCTTGGAGCGCGCCATCTTGAACAGACGCGCAGGCTTCAGTTGCAATGCGCCAAAGATGTCGGGGTCGGGGTGAAAGGTCACCGCCGTGCCACGCCGGTTCGGTGCCGCGCCGATCCTCTCCAGCTTGCCTTGGGGCAGGCCGCGCGAAAACTCCATTGCATAGAGTTCCTTGTTGCGCGCCACTTCGACCCGCAGATGGTCCGACAGCGCGTTCACCACAGACGACCCGACCCCGTGCAAACCGCCCGAGGTTTCATAGCTGTCACCGGAAAACTTGCCGCCCGCGTTCAGCGTGCAAAAGATGATCTCGAGCGCCGATTTCGTAGGGTCTTTGGGATGCGGCCCCGTGGGAATCCCGCGCCCGTTGTCGCGCACCGACACATGGCCGTTCTCGTGCAGTTCGACCTCGATCCACGTGGCGTGCCCCGCCACCGCCTCGTCCATCGAGTTGTCTATGATCTCGGCCACCATATGGTGCAACGCCCTGTCGTCCTTGCCGCCGATATACATGCCGGGGCGCAGGCGGACGTGTTCCATATCCTCCAGCACCTGGATCGAGGAGGCATCATAATCCGAAGCGGGTTCGGACCCGGACAGAAGGTCAGTCATATGGGCTGCTCACTTTTTTATACTTGGCCCGGATTATGGCAGAGCAACACCGATGGCGAAAGGGGGGATAGGCGCACGCGGGCATACCATCAGCATCGCCCGTCACCGCCGCCCTCTAGACCGGAAAATTCTCGTCCTCGTCCGTCCCGTCGTCCTCTCCGGCAAGCCACGCTTCCGCATCATCGCCCTGCGCCAGCGCAAAGCTTTTGATTTCGATCGACGGGATCACCCGGCCTTCGATCTCTGCCGTGGTGCGCAGCCAGGCCACATCCGACAACACTGCGCACCGGTCAAAGCGCATGATCGCCGCCATCATCCGTGGCATCCGCACCAGTTCGGCCATCATCGCCCCCACCGTCGGCATCTCGAAGTCCTCGACCAGAAAACACATCTGCCCGTGACTGACGCCCTCGGACGCCGCGATCATCCGATCCAGCGCGCCTCCCATCATTTCTGCATCAAGAGGCCCCGAAAGCACGATATCGACACGGTTGGCCGAAGGTTTGGAAACAGTCATCATTTTGAAAATCCTTCTCTTCAAGTCACAATGATAGACGATTTTCACCCCGACCGTGTTGATGCAGGTCAAATGTCGGCATCACTTTGCCAAAGCAGGGCGAACCGGCTCTGGGGAACGGTCGGGCAGTGTCGGGGAGCACCCTAAGTCAGAAGAGGCCTATCCGACAACCACCCACCGTCCCGTGGTCGGGCGCCGCCCTGCGTGGCGGGGGTAGCGACAGGTTCCAAGCAGGCTCTGGTAGCTGCATCCGGCACGCGCGGCGTGCAGTGGATGTTCGCTCTTGTCGGCACGGATGTCGGCAAGGTGCCGCCGAAAGCCCTTCAACATTGGTTTAGCTAACACCAACCCGTGTATATAATGGGAAATTCAATGGTTCTGGAAACGATCAGATTGTTCTGGAAACGATCAGATTGACCTGTCCGCCTCAACACTTGCTTATGGTTAGCCGAATGTTTGTCCCACGTAGTTTGTTTGAAAGAATCATCCCCAATTCGGGCCTCAAGATGCTTTTTATCCACACGCCAAAGTGCGGCGGAAGCATGGTCGGGCACGCATTCGGTCGCCATTTCAGGCGGTGCGTGTCTGTTAGACACGCCAAACTAAAAGGACATTTGACATGGGTAGAGTATCGCGATCGGCTTTTGGAAATCGGCCAGCCAATTTCCGATTTCAAGACTTTTAGTGTGGTTCGGAATCCGTTTGAATGGCATTTTTCCTGGTTTAATTATCTACAGCATCAAAAACCTCATCGAACGGGATACTACATTGAGCACGAGATGTTTCAAAGCTTCAGCTTTTCTGACTATGTCTCATGGTTGGATGACGCCGAGGCACCTCGTACTCCCCGACACGACATGGGAAAGCAACTCGCTGATTGGGTGTGCGATGAAAACGGCGAAGTGGTAATAACCGAGATACTACGCCAAGAACGCCTATCTAGCGACCTCACCGCTTTAAAAGACCGGTACAGATTGAAAATCAACGTGCCCAAAACGCAAGTCAACGCATTTAGCAGAGGGAAGGATTTCAGAAGCTATTATTCAGACAATGACATTTCAGCTATCGCCAAGCGCCATCAACGGGATTTAGAGTTGTTCGGTTACGCATTTGAATGAGGATGAACAGTCAGCGCAAAATCCTTCCCACTCAAACCCGTAATTCCGGCAAGGTGCAGCACCCTTCGAATGGGTCTGCGCACCGCCGTTTGCTGCTGTCCCCTCACCGGAACGCAGGCCCGTGCGCCCAAACGGTCAGCGAATGGCGCACGCCGCTTGCCACCGGTGTCACCTGATGCAGGGTAAAGCTGGGAAACACGCTGACGCAGCCCTGCGTCCGGTTCGCCGTCAGCACCTGTGCGCCGGGCATAAACTCCAGATCACCGCCCTCATAGGCGTCGTCGGGGCTCAGTTGCAGCACCAGCGTCAGTTTGCGTTTGGCCGATACGGGGCCGCCGCCGATGTCGGAATGCCACGCAAAGTGGCCCGCGTCCTGCGCCGTATAGATCGCCACCTGCGGGCTTTCCTCAAAGGCGGTCAGGTCAAAGCAGAAATGGTTCAGGTTGCTGCGCCGCACAAGGTCGATCAGCCGGTCCATCACCCAGCCCATGCCATCCACATCGTCGATCCAGACCAGTTCGGCGGTGCGCAGGGCGTGGTCCTTGTTGCGCCCCACCAACAGCGCCTCGTTCGTGGGCGCCCCTGCAATCGCGGCGATGATCGCCTCGCATTCGCCCACGCTAAAGGCGTCGGGCACCACATGCACTGACAACATTCCAATATCCGTTTCACACAAAACAACACGCGTCCTGTACGCGCCACGCGGCACAGGCCCGCAGCCCGAACACCGGTCGCGCAACCTAGCATCCTGTTGCGGTCCGGTGTGCAGAAAATGTCGAGGGTGCGATCTGTCACCGGCGGAAAACCGCAGGTCACAAGCGGACAGGTTTCAGTTCTTGCGCAGATAGGCCCAAGAAACAAAGCCCGTCATGCCGCGCGCCTGCTGCAACGCCACTTTGCACCAGCGGGTGCCGCCGGTTTCGATGCATTTATAAACATAAACACCGGTCCCGTTCGGCAGGCCCAAAATCACCTTATAGCCGGTGCCGGGGCCGGCGCGCATTTTCAGCATGTCATCCACCTCGACCCGCGCCACCACGTAGCGGCCGGAAAATCCCGCCAGCGCGGGGGTGGCGATGGACAGGGCGCCGATGGCCCCCGCGACACATGCTGTGATGATGGCTTTGCGCATCGTTTTCTCCTGTTGCTGCCTCACCCACCTTGTAGGCTGCGGGGCAGGGCGCAGGCAACCAAAAGCCCTCAGGTCCGGTCCAGCCAGTCGCGCACCACATCCGCAATTTCCTGCGGCTTCTGGTGAAACAGCCAGTGGTCGGCATCCGCGATTTCAACCCGCGTCAGATCGGCGGCAAAATCTTCCAGCCCCTCGGTCGCGGCGGGCAACAGCGCAATATCCCCCGCCCCCCATATCAGCAGATGCGGGCAGCGCACCTGCAACCGCTCTACTGGCAGCGCGCGCAAATCGGTCACCGGCTTGCCGGGATCCGCCACCACCAAGGGCGAGGCGCGATACCAGTTGATCATCCCGCGCAACCGCCCCGGACGGCCCCATGCCTCCTTATAGCGCGCCAGCACGTCGCCTTGCAGCCACGACATATCCATCTTGGCCGAAAACAGCGCCAGCAGCTTTTCGAAATCATTGGCCGCCAGCTTGTCCTCGGACCCTTCGGCCCGCAGGTAGTTGATGTATTGCGACGCCTCGGATTGCGCGCCGCCCTTTGCCATCTCGCGCTGGAACGGGGCCGGGTGGACGCCATTGGCGATGATCAGCCGCGACACCAGTTCGGGGTGCATGAACGCCAGCGCATAGGCCACGCCCGCGCCCCAGTCATGCCCCAGCACCGTCACGGGCCCGTCGTCGCCGATCAGCGCCACCATGTCCGACACCAGTTTCGACGCGGTATATTCCCCAACATCGGCAGGCGCCCAACTGCGCCCGTATCCGCGCTGGTCGGGGGCGATCACATGGAACCGGTCCGCCAGCAACGGCGCAAAATCTTCCCACGCGCCGCCATATTCGGGGAACCCGTGCAGCAGCAACAGGCGGGGCAGGGCAGGGTCGCCCCATGTGCGGACATAAAACGGCTGCCCGTTCAGATCGTGCATCCCTGCCTGCATTGTCATTCGCCCTTGGCTTTGGTCTCGAACCGCAAACCGGCTGCGGTGCGTGGCGCAAATCCGTTCCAATAGCTGTGGTCGTCCGTCGGCTTGCCCGCATCATCCAGCGCCACAACCCCGTCGCCCGACACCGGCGTCAGATCGAAAAAGGTGGCCTTGTCCACTTCGCCCTTCAGATGCACATCCATAAAAGCGGTGGCGAAATGCTGGGCGATGTTGTTCATCCGGTTGGTATCCCAGACCGCGTCGGCATAATGGGCAAAGGGCGCATAGCCCAAGCCCTCATCCATCGCCCAGCTTTCCTTGGGCGCGGGCATCGGGGCGGCAGCATTGTGGTTGGCATCGTCGAAGGTCAGCAGATGCCGGTCGGTGCCCACCGTGCCGTCAAAGATTCCGCGGATCGCATCATAGACCGACACATCGTCCACCCCGCCCGCCATCAGCAGCAGCGGCTTGCGAAAGCCCGCTAGCCCCTCGGCGTCCCAGAACCCCGCGTTGTTGCCCCACGGGCCAATGGCGATGACCGCCTTGACCCGCTCGTCGATCAGCGCCTCGTGGGTCTCGGACCCTGCCAGATGCGCCGCCAACAACCCGTTGGGCGTGCCCCAGCTGTATTCGGTCGATGCCTGCGTGACACCCGCCCCGCCAAAGATCATCGCGCCGTACCCGCCCATCGAATAGCCGATCACGCCCACGGTTTCGCCGTCGATGATCGCCCCCAGCGGGCCGTCCAGCGCGGCCATCTGCTCGATGACAA encodes:
- a CDS encoding IS110 family transposase gives rise to the protein MNHDTIGIDISKDKLDVHRLLDGRFAQFPNTKPGFKALQKWVGAILPACVVYEPTGAYHGAFEAALADHLPLVKVNPKHARRFAESRGAGAKTDRADARSLAQMGAAHGLAPDTPAAKDRPVLRELQSARTALVKDKVRLRNQLDKQGHALTRKLSSRRLRLVEAQIAELDQAIRAQIETCPVRKRALTLMESIKGIGAVAATTILIELPEIGSLRKKAVAAIAGVAPITRQSGRWRGQAFIQGGRKPLRDALYMPALVAIRFNPDLKAQYDKMKAAGKPPKVAIIAVMRKLLILANTLVREDREWSEIKA
- a CDS encoding sulfotransferase family 2 domain-containing protein, which produces MFVPRSLFERIIPNSGLKMLFIHTPKCGGSMVGHAFGRHFRRCVSVRHAKLKGHLTWVEYRDRLLEIGQPISDFKTFSVVRNPFEWHFSWFNYLQHQKPHRTGYYIEHEMFQSFSFSDYVSWLDDAEAPRTPRHDMGKQLADWVCDENGEVVITEILRQERLSSDLTALKDRYRLKINVPKTQVNAFSRGKDFRSYYSDNDISAIAKRHQRDLELFGYAFE
- a CDS encoding alpha/beta hydrolase family protein, whose protein sequence is MTTTLKSVTLGLVGIGAAGMLYANPIDQIRPDAPELAPYGDYVIGVQTLEFSHAGQVDILNTTADNAPEYDRPLTVEVWYPAADGTEAGGEYTTTLRDGTRQATLTGRAARDAAPAADAQFPLIVISHGYPGNRFLMSHLGENLASKGYVTVSIDHTDSTYSDQGAFGSTLLNRPVDQRFVIEQMAALDGPLGAIIDGETVGVIGYSMGGYGAMIFGGAGVTQASTEYSWGTPNGLLAAHLAGSETHEALIDERVKAVIAIGPWGNNAGFWDAEGLAGFRKPLLLMAGGVDDVSVYDAIRGIFDGTVGTDRHLLTFDDANHNAAAPMPAPKESWAMDEGLGYAPFAHYADAVWDTNRMNNIAQHFATAFMDVHLKGEVDKATFFDLTPVSGDGVVALDDAGKPTDDHSYWNGFAPRTAAGLRFETKAKGE
- a CDS encoding alkylphosphonate utilization protein, with amino-acid sequence MPCPLCDTDAPLIDTPVPGGPKGSVAICATCAEQLDAPQADHFRALSSTMWSENAAVQVLAYRVLKKLDTDWARDALDMLYLDDDTLAWAHDVPADTGHRDANGVPLAVGDNVVLIKDLPVKGAGFTAKRGTPVRGISLVLDNPDHIEGRVEGQRIVILTQFVKKK
- a CDS encoding alpha/beta fold hydrolase, with the translated sequence MTMQAGMHDLNGQPFYVRTWGDPALPRLLLLHGFPEYGGAWEDFAPLLADRFHVIAPDQRGYGRSWAPADVGEYTASKLVSDMVALIGDDGPVTVLGHDWGAGVAYALAFMHPELVSRLIIANGVHPAPFQREMAKGGAQSEASQYINYLRAEGSEDKLAANDFEKLLALFSAKMDMSWLQGDVLARYKEAWGRPGRLRGMINWYRASPLVVADPGKPVTDLRALPVERLQVRCPHLLIWGAGDIALLPAATEGLEDFAADLTRVEIADADHWLFHQKPQEIADVVRDWLDRT
- a CDS encoding SH3 domain-containing protein, translating into MRKAIITACVAGAIGALSIATPALAGFSGRYVVARVEVDDMLKMRAGPGTGYKVILGLPNGTGVYVYKCIETGGTRWCKVALQQARGMTGFVSWAYLRKN
- a CDS encoding 2OG-Fe(II) oxygenase — protein: MLSVHVVPDAFSVGECEAIIAAIAGAPTNEALLVGRNKDHALRTAELVWIDDVDGMGWVMDRLIDLVRRSNLNHFCFDLTAFEESPQVAIYTAQDAGHFAWHSDIGGGPVSAKRKLTLVLQLSPDDAYEGGDLEFMPGAQVLTANRTQGCVSVFPSFTLHQVTPVASGVRHSLTVWAHGPAFR
- a CDS encoding DNA gyrase/topoisomerase IV subunit B, with the translated sequence MTDLLSGSEPASDYDASSIQVLEDMEHVRLRPGMYIGGKDDRALHHMVAEIIDNSMDEAVAGHATWIEVELHENGHVSVRDNGRGIPTGPHPKDPTKSALEIIFCTLNAGGKFSGDSYETSGGLHGVGSSVVNALSDHLRVEVARNKELYAMEFSRGLPQGKLERIGAAPNRRGTAVTFHPDPDIFGALQLKPARLFKMARSKAYLFSGVEIRWKTEIDDGETPKEAKFHFPGGLADYLKEAMGGATTYAETPFAGSVSFEKFKVPGKVEWAINWTPARDGFIQSYCNTVPTPEGGTHEAGFWAAILKGIKAYGELVNNRKATTITREDLMTGAGALVSCFIRDPEFVGQTKDRLATVEAQRMVENSVRDHFDNWLAADTKSAGAILDFLVLRAEERLRRRQEKETSRKTATQKLRLPGKLTDCSSKSREGTELFIVEGDSAGGSAKMARDRKTQALLPLRGKILNVLGAASAKLGSNAEISDLSQALGVSLGAKFNVDDLRYDKVIIMTDADVDGAHIAALLMTFFFTQMRPMIDAGHLYLACPPLYRLTQGSRRAYCLDEAERDMWLEKGLGGSGKIDVSRFKGLGEMDAKDLKDTTMNPATRKLIRVTIDEDEPGQTGDLVERLMGKKPELRFEYIQENARFVVELDV
- a CDS encoding PaaI family thioesterase, with translation MTPTAAQDVLDTMFAPWVLALQPRVASIDVDHCALVIPITADIARAGGIVSGQVMATLADTAMVLACMGHAGAMIPVSTVTLDTQFLRPGSGDSITARAEVTRAGKGTIFARCTLTAHPSGKDIALATATFAKPSG
- a CDS encoding STAS/SEC14 domain-containing protein, translated to MMTVSKPSANRVDIVLSGPLDAEMMGGALDRMIAASEGVSHGQMCFLVEDFEMPTVGAMMAELVRMPRMMAAIMRFDRCAVLSDVAWLRTTAEIEGRVIPSIEIKSFALAQGDDAEAWLAGEDDGTDEDENFPV